In Campylobacter sp. 2014D-0216, the following proteins share a genomic window:
- a CDS encoding glucosaminidase domain-containing protein — MKLIIILLSSILFLNAEFVAGFDAHYYALSPKEKREVFIKKINALLDVSFEDVKKEKEFVESFFKEALKNNFRSLNPNAIKKLWLLKEKYRVKNLYDLHEYRVRIQVVPRSLAIAQAIIESATGTSRFAKEANNLFGEWTWGEKGLIPKERSEGKTHKIRIFDTLQESVDSYLLNLNRHDAYKELRAWRWNAISQNKKLDGKEAASHLEKYSEIKSNYTKLILSIIEQHKLDELD, encoded by the coding sequence TTGAAGCTGATTATAATTTTACTTAGTAGCATTTTGTTTTTAAATGCTGAGTTTGTAGCAGGGTTTGATGCGCATTATTATGCTTTAAGTCCAAAAGAAAAACGTGAAGTCTTTATCAAAAAGATCAATGCTTTATTAGATGTTTCATTTGAAGATGTGAAAAAAGAAAAAGAATTTGTAGAATCATTTTTCAAAGAAGCATTAAAAAATAATTTTAGATCTTTAAATCCTAATGCTATAAAAAAATTATGGTTATTAAAAGAAAAATACCGTGTGAAAAATTTATATGATTTGCATGAATATCGCGTGCGTATTCAAGTAGTACCAAGATCTTTAGCCATAGCTCAAGCTATCATCGAAAGTGCAACTGGTACTAGTCGATTTGCCAAAGAAGCAAATAATTTATTTGGCGAGTGGACTTGGGGTGAAAAAGGTTTGATCCCAAAAGAAAGAAGCGAAGGAAAAACCCATAAAATTCGCATTTTTGATACTTTGCAAGAAAGTGTAGATTCGTATTTGTTAAATTTAAATCGCCACGATGCTTATAAAGAACTAAGAGCATGGAGATGGAATGCCATCAGTCAAAATAAAAAACTAGATGGTAAAGAAGCAGCAAGTCATTTAGAAAAATATTCAGAAATTAAAAGCAACTATACTAAGCTTATTTTGTCTATCATTGAACAACATAAACTTGATGAGTTAGATTAA
- a CDS encoding ATP-binding protein, translated as MKSLQFFYDNYPKISKFDERKIQIQTHKNIIIKGGFASGKKNLILNFLSLYKSENILFIDCEDLKFQVSALANLNSFLTYNPQIKFLALCNFAHDFDFTSLKHLNLQIILSVCDLHFHLDHFEELYLDYLDFEEFLSLNKKYADTKTMVSYFLHTGRNVILSHNAYTSSSYLKSFYTPLELTILKQIALELGSELSVNELLKTLKTTIKISKDTLYKSIEKLESNFTLYFVKNLEKNLKKVYFWDFSLKNSLSVQKDFSALFENLVLSELFKFKQEIFYTRYFDFYIPSLKNAFLCSPFKDKDLLTLKVKKILSKNQLALSTIYIITLSQRDEFFIEGVRVMILPFDEWALGN; from the coding sequence ATGAAATCACTACAATTTTTTTACGATAACTACCCAAAAATTTCAAAATTTGATGAAAGAAAAATTCAAATTCAAACCCATAAAAACATCATCATAAAAGGTGGTTTTGCTAGCGGTAAGAAAAATTTGATTTTAAATTTTTTATCCTTATATAAAAGCGAGAATATACTTTTTATTGACTGTGAAGACTTAAAATTTCAAGTAAGTGCTTTAGCAAATCTCAATTCTTTTTTAACCTACAACCCGCAAATTAAATTTTTAGCTTTATGTAATTTTGCTCATGATTTTGATTTTACTAGTTTAAAACATCTTAATTTGCAAATCATACTTAGCGTGTGTGATTTACATTTTCACTTAGATCATTTTGAAGAACTTTATTTAGATTACTTAGATTTTGAAGAGTTTTTAAGCCTAAACAAAAAATACGCCGATACCAAAACCATGGTAAGTTACTTTTTACACACAGGCCGCAATGTGATCTTAAGTCACAATGCTTACACAAGCTCATCTTATCTCAAAAGTTTCTACACTCCACTAGAACTGACTATACTCAAACAAATCGCTCTAGAACTAGGAAGTGAACTTAGTGTTAATGAATTGCTAAAAACTTTAAAAACAACTATCAAAATTTCCAAAGATACTTTATATAAAAGCATAGAAAAATTAGAGTCAAATTTCACTTTATACTTTGTTAAAAACCTCGAAAAAAATTTAAAAAAAGTATATTTTTGGGATTTTTCACTCAAAAACTCCCTTAGTGTGCAAAAAGATTTTAGTGCTTTATTTGAAAATTTAGTTTTAAGTGAATTATTTAAATTTAAACAAGAAATTTTTTATACTAGATATTTTGATTTTTATATACCAAGTTTAAAAAATGCCTTTTTATGCTCACCTTTTAAAGATAAAGATTTGCTTACTTTAAAAGTAAAAAAAATACTTAGCAAAAATCAACTTGCACTTTCAACCATTTACATCATCACACTTTCACAAAGAGATGAGTTTTTTATAGAAGGCGTGCGTGTGATGATTTTACCTTTTGATGAGTGGGCTTTAGGAAATTAA
- the rpsJ gene encoding 30S ribosomal protein S10, with the protein MERIRLKLKAYDHRVLDRTVAAIVEAVKRTGADIRGPVPMPTKIKRYTVLKSPHINKDSREQFEMRIHARMLDIVAATPDTVDSLTKLDLAPEVNVEVRAMGK; encoded by the coding sequence ATGGAAAGAATCAGGCTTAAGCTAAAAGCTTATGACCACAGAGTTCTAGATCGCACAGTTGCAGCAATTGTAGAAGCTGTTAAAAGAACAGGTGCTGACATCAGAGGTCCAGTGCCAATGCCTACAAAAATCAAAAGATACACAGTTTTGAAATCTCCACACATCAATAAAGATTCACGTGAACAATTTGAGATGAGAATTCATGCTCGTATGCTTGATATTGTAGCAGCTACTCCAGATACAGTAGATTCACTCACTAAGCTTGACTTGGCTCCTGAAGTCAATGTTGAAGTAAGAGCTATGGGTAAATAA
- the rplC gene encoding 50S ribosomal protein L3: MEYIVEKIGMSRTISTPSIPVTLLKLVQTKVCEVENGKALVAYVKGKANNKCIAGQQKKYNLSAEYNRFASLEVANTEAGDIDLNPLKEATVLKVSFNSKGRGYSGVVKRHGFAGGPASHGSRFHRRHGSIGNREWPGRVQPGMKMAGHYGNAKVTVKNEVVSFDEENGILVVKGAVPGFNGAMGKIRIAK, from the coding sequence ATGGAATACATTGTAGAAAAAATTGGTATGAGTAGAACAATCAGCACACCAAGCATTCCTGTAACCTTACTTAAACTTGTTCAAACTAAAGTATGTGAAGTAGAAAATGGAAAAGCTTTGGTTGCTTATGTAAAAGGCAAAGCAAACAATAAATGCATTGCAGGTCAGCAAAAAAAATACAATCTTTCAGCTGAATATAATAGATTTGCTTCTTTAGAAGTAGCAAATACAGAAGCAGGCGATATCGATCTTAACCCTTTAAAAGAAGCTACAGTTTTAAAGGTAAGCTTTAATTCTAAAGGTAGAGGTTATAGTGGGGTTGTTAAAAGACACGGATTTGCCGGAGGTCCTGCAAGTCACGGTTCAAGATTCCACAGACGCCACGGTTCAATCGGTAACCGCGAGTGGCCAGGTCGTGTTCAACCAGGTATGAAAATGGCAGGTCATTATGGTAATGCAAAAGTTACTGTAAAAAATGAAGTGGTTTCGTTTGACGAAGAAAATGGCATCTTAGTAGTAAAAGGTGCGGTACCAGGATTTAATGGTGCTATGGGTAAAATAAGGATTGCAAAATGA
- the rplD gene encoding 50S ribosomal protein L4, whose protein sequence is MSKVTVLNDKFEKASELDLPAKYAEVNPHNLYLYVKSYLASLRANTAHTKGRSDVSGGGKKPWRQKGRGGARAGSTRTNVWVGGAVAFGPTNNRNYFQKVNKKQKRLALERALADKAQNNALFSVDSLSIESGKTKDANAVIKKLGLKDALIVKDLLDEKTLLAFRNLANCYVVDISEVNAYLVSVFNAVIIEKAALESIVKEG, encoded by the coding sequence ATGAGTAAAGTAACTGTTTTAAATGATAAATTTGAAAAAGCTAGTGAACTCGATCTTCCAGCAAAATATGCAGAAGTTAATCCTCACAACCTTTATTTATATGTAAAATCTTATCTTGCTAGCCTTAGAGCAAATACAGCTCACACTAAAGGTAGAAGCGATGTAAGCGGTGGTGGTAAAAAACCATGGAGACAAAAAGGTCGTGGTGGTGCAAGAGCAGGTTCAACAAGAACGAATGTTTGGGTTGGCGGTGCTGTGGCATTTGGTCCTACAAACAATCGTAATTATTTCCAAAAAGTTAATAAAAAACAAAAACGCTTAGCGCTTGAAAGAGCATTGGCTGATAAAGCACAAAACAATGCATTATTCTCAGTAGATAGTTTAAGCATTGAAAGCGGTAAAACAAAAGATGCAAATGCAGTTATTAAAAAGCTTGGTTTAAAAGATGCTTTAATTGTAAAAGATTTACTAGATGAAAAAACACTTCTTGCTTTTAGAAACTTAGCAAATTGCTATGTAGTAGATATTAGCGAAGTAAATGCTTATTTAGTATCTGTATTTAATGCTGTTATCATTGAAAAAGCAGCGCTTGAATCTATCGTAAAAGAGGGTTAA
- a CDS encoding 50S ribosomal protein L23: MADITDIKTILYTEKSLNLQEQGVVVIQTSPKMTKNGLKEVLREYFGVTPVRINSLKMDGKVKRFRGREGQRNSFKKFYVKLPEGVSLESSEA; encoded by the coding sequence ATGGCAGATATTACTGATATAAAAACAATACTTTACACTGAAAAAAGCTTAAACCTTCAAGAGCAAGGTGTTGTAGTTATTCAAACTTCTCCAAAAATGACTAAAAATGGTCTAAAAGAGGTTTTAAGAGAATATTTTGGTGTAACTCCAGTAAGAATTAATTCTTTAAAAATGGATGGAAAAGTAAAGCGTTTTAGAGGTCGTGAAGGTCAAAGAAATAGCTTTAAAAAATTCTATGTTAAGCTACCAGAAGGTGTGAGCTTAGAAAGTTCGGAGGCGTAA
- the rplB gene encoding 50S ribosomal protein L2 produces the protein MAIKTYKPYTPSRRYITGISSDDITAKASVRSLLVKLPAHAGRNNNGRITSRHKEAGAKKLYRIIDFKRRKFGIEGKVEAIEYDPYRNCRIALISYRDGEKRYILQPKGLSVGDVVCAAESGLDIKPGNAMKLRNIPVGTIVHNIELKPGKGGQMIRSAGAYAQLMGKEEKYVILRLASGEMRQVLAECMASIGEVGNEEWSNVTIGKAGRNRHRGIRPQTRGSAMNPVDHPHGGGEGKKNSGRHPVTPWGKPTKGAKTRRKKASDKLIISRRKGK, from the coding sequence ATGGCAATTAAAACTTATAAACCATATACTCCAAGTAGAAGATACATCACAGGTATAAGTTCTGATGATATCACAGCAAAAGCTAGTGTGCGTTCATTACTTGTAAAACTTCCAGCTCATGCAGGACGTAACAATAATGGTAGAATCACAAGTCGTCATAAAGAAGCAGGTGCTAAAAAACTTTACAGAATTATAGATTTTAAAAGAAGAAAATTTGGTATTGAAGGTAAAGTTGAAGCAATCGAGTATGATCCATACAGAAATTGTCGTATTGCATTGATCTCTTATAGAGATGGTGAAAAAAGATACATCTTACAACCAAAAGGTTTAAGTGTAGGTGATGTGGTATGTGCTGCTGAAAGCGGACTTGACATCAAACCAGGTAATGCAATGAAATTAAGAAACATCCCAGTGGGTACTATCGTACACAATATCGAGTTAAAGCCAGGTAAAGGCGGTCAAATGATCCGTTCAGCAGGTGCTTATGCTCAATTAATGGGTAAAGAAGAAAAATACGTTATCTTAAGACTTGCTAGTGGTGAAATGAGACAAGTTTTAGCTGAATGTATGGCAAGTATCGGTGAAGTTGGTAACGAAGAATGGTCAAACGTGACTATCGGTAAAGCTGGTAGAAATCGCCATAGAGGTATTCGTCCTCAAACAAGAGGTTCTGCGATGAACCCAGTTGATCACCCGCACGGTGGGGGTGAAGGTAAGAAAAATTCAGGCCGTCATCCAGTTACTCCATGGGGTAAACCAACTAAAGGTGCTAAAACTCGCCGTAAAAAAGCTAGCGATAAGCTAATAATTTCAAGAAGAAAAGGAAAGTAA
- the rpsS gene encoding 30S ribosomal protein S19, with translation MARSLKKGPFVDDHVMKKVIAAKKANDGKPIKTWSRRSTIIPDMIGLTFNVHNGKSFIPVYVTENHIGYKLGEFAPTRTFKGHKGSVQKKIGK, from the coding sequence ATGGCTAGGTCACTAAAAAAAGGTCCTTTTGTTGATGACCATGTAATGAAAAAAGTCATCGCTGCTAAAAAAGCTAACGATGGTAAGCCAATTAAAACTTGGTCAAGACGCAGCACTATTATACCTGATATGATAGGTTTAACTTTTAATGTTCACAATGGAAAAAGCTTTATCCCAGTGTATGTTACTGAAAATCATATCGGTTACAAACTAGGTGAATTTGCACCTACTAGAACATTTAAGGGTCACAAAGGCTCTGTTCAAAAGAAAATAGGTAAGTAA
- the rplV gene encoding 50S ribosomal protein L22, translated as MSRALIKFIRLSPTKARLIAREVQGMNAELALASLKFMPNKGAKFIANAISSAVANGGFEANEVVVSSCRVDAGAVLKRFRPRARGSASRIRKPTSHILVEVSKVEASAEKTTKAKKASVKKES; from the coding sequence ATGAGTAGAGCATTAATTAAATTCATAAGATTATCTCCAACTAAAGCGAGATTGATTGCTAGAGAAGTTCAAGGTATGAATGCAGAGCTTGCATTAGCTAGTTTGAAATTTATGCCAAATAAAGGTGCTAAATTTATAGCAAATGCTATTTCAAGTGCTGTAGCAAATGGCGGATTTGAAGCAAATGAAGTTGTTGTTTCAAGTTGTCGTGTTGATGCTGGTGCGGTTTTAAAAAGATTTAGACCAAGAGCTAGAGGAAGTGCTAGTCGTATTAGAAAGCCAACTTCACACATTTTGGTAGAAGTTAGTAAAGTAGAAGCAAGTGCTGAAAAAACTACAAAAGCTAAAAAAGCATCAGTGAAAAAGGAAAGCTAA
- the rpsC gene encoding 30S ribosomal protein S3: MGQKVNPIGLRLGINRNWESRWFPTKANLAENIGEDYKIRTFLKRKLYYAGISQILVERTAKKLRVTVVAARPGIIIGKKGSDVDILRKELQDLIKKEVNINIKEERKAGASAQLAAESVATQLEKRIAFRRAMKKVIQGAQKAGAKGIKVSVSGRLGGAEMARTEWYLEGRVPLHTLRAKIDYGFAEAHTTYGNIGIKVWIFKGEVLQKGVQPEKTEENAPAKKTRRARRGK, translated from the coding sequence ATGGGACAAAAAGTAAATCCGATTGGTTTAAGACTAGGAATTAACAGAAACTGGGAATCAAGATGGTTTCCTACAAAAGCTAATTTAGCAGAAAATATTGGTGAAGATTATAAAATCAGAACTTTCTTAAAAAGAAAACTTTATTATGCAGGAATTAGCCAAATTCTTGTAGAAAGAACAGCGAAAAAATTAAGAGTAACTGTTGTAGCTGCAAGACCAGGGATTATTATTGGTAAAAAAGGTAGCGATGTTGATATCTTAAGAAAAGAACTTCAAGATCTAATTAAAAAAGAAGTTAATATCAATATCAAAGAAGAAAGAAAAGCAGGTGCTTCAGCTCAACTTGCAGCTGAAAGTGTTGCTACTCAACTTGAAAAAAGAATTGCTTTTAGAAGAGCAATGAAAAAAGTAATTCAAGGAGCGCAAAAAGCAGGTGCTAAAGGGATTAAAGTTTCAGTTTCAGGCCGTTTAGGTGGTGCTGAAATGGCAAGAACTGAATGGTACCTAGAAGGTCGTGTTCCACTTCACACTTTAAGAGCAAAAATCGATTACGGTTTTGCAGAAGCACACACTACTTATGGAAACATAGGTATTAAAGTATGGATCTTCAAAGGTGAAGTTTTACAAAAGGGTGTTCAACCTGAAAAAACCGAAGAAAACGCTCCAGCTAAAAAAACTAGAAGAGCAAGAAGAGGTAAATAA
- the rplP gene encoding 50S ribosomal protein L16, with protein sequence MLMPKRTKYRKMMKGRNRGYANRGTEFTFGDYALKATEAGRINSRQIEAARIALTRFVKRQGKTWIRVFPDKPLTKKPLETRMGKGKGAVEEWVMNIKPGRIIYEMAGVNEEMARQALTLAMHKLPFKTKFVTRESQNEIY encoded by the coding sequence ATGTTAATGCCAAAAAGAACAAAATATCGTAAAATGATGAAAGGGCGTAACAGAGGTTATGCCAATAGAGGGACTGAATTTACTTTTGGTGATTATGCCCTAAAAGCAACTGAAGCTGGCCGTATCAATTCACGTCAAATCGAAGCAGCTCGTATTGCTTTAACTCGTTTTGTAAAAAGACAAGGTAAAACTTGGATTAGAGTTTTCCCAGATAAACCTCTAACTAAAAAACCTTTAGAAACTCGTATGGGTAAAGGTAAAGGTGCAGTTGAGGAATGGGTAATGAACATTAAACCAGGTCGTATCATTTACGAAATGGCAGGGGTTAATGAAGAAATGGCAAGACAAGCTTTAACTTTAGCGATGCATAAGTTGCCATTTAAAACTAAGTTTGTTACAAGAGAGAGCCAAAATGAAATATACTGA
- the rpmC gene encoding 50S ribosomal protein L29, producing the protein MKYTEIKDKTAGELATMLKEKKVLLFTLRQKLKTMQLTNPKEISEVKKDIARINTAISALK; encoded by the coding sequence ATGAAATATACTGAGATTAAAGATAAAACAGCAGGTGAGCTTGCAACAATGCTAAAAGAAAAAAAGGTGCTTTTATTTACTTTAAGACAAAAGCTAAAAACAATGCAGCTAACTAATCCTAAAGAGATTAGCGAAGTTAAAAAAGACATCGCTAGAATCAATACTGCAATTAGCGCTTTAAAATAA
- the rpsQ gene encoding 30S ribosomal protein S17 — MAFKREIQGVVVQIAGDKTATILVERKVVHPKYRKIVKRFKKYLIHDERNELKVGNTVVAIECRPLSKRKSFRLKTIVSAGVE; from the coding sequence ATGGCATTTAAAAGAGAAATTCAAGGCGTTGTTGTTCAAATTGCTGGAGATAAAACAGCAACAATTTTGGTTGAAAGAAAAGTGGTTCACCCAAAATACAGAAAAATCGTAAAACGCTTTAAAAAATATTTAATTCATGATGAAAGAAATGAACTTAAAGTGGGAAATACTGTAGTTGCTATTGAATGTAGACCACTTTCTAAGAGAAAATCATTTCGCTTAAAAACTATAGTATCAGCAGGAGTTGAGTAA
- the rplN gene encoding 50S ribosomal protein L14 has translation MIQSFTRLAVADNSGAKELMCIKVLGGSKRRYATVGDVIVASVKKALPNGKVKKGQVVKAVIVRTKKEIHRDNGSLIRFDENAAVILDAKREPIGTRIFGPVGREVRYGGFMKIVSLAPEVL, from the coding sequence ATGATTCAAAGTTTTACTAGGCTTGCAGTTGCTGATAATAGCGGTGCAAAAGAATTAATGTGTATTAAGGTTTTAGGTGGTAGTAAAAGAAGATACGCTACTGTTGGTGATGTGATCGTTGCATCTGTAAAAAAAGCTCTACCAAATGGTAAAGTAAAAAAAGGTCAAGTGGTAAAAGCGGTTATCGTTAGAACTAAAAAAGAAATTCATAGAGATAATGGTTCTTTAATTCGTTTTGATGAAAACGCAGCGGTTATTCTTGATGCTAAAAGAGAGCCTATCGGAACGCGTATTTTTGGACCAGTAGGTCGTGAAGTAAGATATGGTGGCTTTATGAAAATTGTTTCACTAGCACCGGAGGTGTTGTAA
- the rplX gene encoding 50S ribosomal protein L24 has product MKLKIKKNDMVKVIAGDDKGKTGKVLAVFPKTNKVIVEGCKIAKKAVKPSDKNPNGGFINKEMPMDISNVAKAGE; this is encoded by the coding sequence ATGAAATTAAAAATTAAAAAGAATGATATGGTTAAAGTTATCGCAGGTGATGACAAAGGCAAAACAGGTAAAGTTTTAGCAGTATTTCCTAAAACAAATAAAGTTATTGTTGAGGGTTGTAAAATTGCTAAAAAAGCTGTTAAGCCAAGTGATAAAAATCCAAATGGCGGTTTTATCAACAAAGAAATGCCAATGGATATTTCAAATGTAGCAAAGGCAGGAGAATAA
- the rplE gene encoding 50S ribosomal protein L5, with the protein MMRLKEKYDQSIKAALVKEFDIKNPMLIPFIEKVVISVGAGELAKDQKVLQNVADTISLIAGQKAVITKAKKSVAGFKVREGFPVGVMVTLRKDNMYAFLDKLITIALPRVKDFRGLPRDGFDGRGNYNFGLDEQLMFPEVEYDKILRTHGMNISIVTTAKSDKEAQKLLELFGVPFAKGK; encoded by the coding sequence ATGATGAGATTGAAAGAAAAATACGATCAAAGCATCAAAGCTGCTTTAGTAAAAGAATTTGATATCAAAAACCCTATGCTTATTCCTTTTATTGAAAAAGTTGTAATCAGCGTAGGTGCTGGGGAATTAGCAAAAGATCAAAAAGTATTACAAAATGTTGCAGATACTATTTCATTGATCGCTGGACAAAAAGCAGTTATCACAAAAGCTAAAAAATCAGTTGCTGGTTTTAAAGTAAGAGAAGGCTTTCCAGTAGGTGTAATGGTAACATTAAGAAAAGACAATATGTATGCTTTCTTAGACAAGCTTATTACTATTGCTCTTCCTCGTGTTAAAGACTTTAGAGGTCTTCCAAGAGATGGTTTTGATGGAAGAGGAAACTATAACTTTGGTTTAGATGAGCAGTTAATGTTCCCAGAAGTTGAATATGATAAAATCTTAAGAACTCATGGTATGAACATTTCTATCGTTACAACAGCAAAATCAGATAAAGAGGCACAAAAATTATTAGAATTATTTGGCGTGCCATTTGCAAAAGGAAAGTAA
- a CDS encoding type Z 30S ribosomal protein S14 yields the protein MAKKSMIAKAARKPKFSVRGYTRCQICGRPHSVYRDFGICRVCLRKMANEGLIPGLKKASW from the coding sequence ATGGCTAAAAAATCAATGATTGCAAAAGCTGCCCGCAAACCTAAATTTAGCGTTAGAGGGTATACTAGATGCCAAATTTGTGGAAGACCACATTCAGTTTATAGAGATTTTGGAATTTGTAGAGTTTGCTTAAGAAAAATGGCAAATGAAGGTTTAATTCCTGGTCTTAAAAAAGCAAGTTGGTAA
- the rpsH gene encoding 30S ribosomal protein S8: MINDLISDSLTRIRNAGMRRLETTQLLHSKVIEALLGIFQAKGYIESFNVVEEDKKKFINVVLKYDEKGRSVINEVKRVSKPGRRVYKGKDEIKRFKNGYGTIVVSTSKGVLANDEAYKAGVGGEVLCTIW; this comes from the coding sequence ATGATAAATGATTTAATTTCAGATTCACTAACAAGAATTAGAAATGCAGGGATGAGAAGGCTAGAAACTACTCAACTTTTGCATTCTAAAGTTATCGAAGCTTTACTTGGAATTTTCCAAGCTAAAGGCTATATCGAAAGCTTTAATGTTGTTGAAGAAGATAAAAAGAAATTCATCAACGTAGTTTTAAAATACGATGAAAAAGGTAGAAGCGTAATTAACGAAGTTAAACGTGTTTCTAAACCAGGTCGTCGTGTTTATAAAGGCAAAGATGAGATCAAAAGATTTAAAAACGGTTATGGTACTATCGTAGTAAGCACTTCAAAAGGTGTTTTGGCTAACGATGAAGCTTATAAAGCAGGCGTTGGCGGCGAAGTTTTATGTACCATTTGGTAA
- the rplF gene encoding 50S ribosomal protein L6, whose amino-acid sequence MSRIGKQPVAIPSGVEVKLEGNLLKFKKGNLAKELDTKANVNVEIKEGQILFSPKGEDRQSRAYWGTYRALAQNIIIGLTDGFSKTLEINGVGYKAALKGKVLELALGFSHPINYAIPEGIEITVDKNNVIIKGSDKQVVGQVAAQIREFRPPEPYKGKGVKYSDERIIRKAGKTSKK is encoded by the coding sequence ATGTCTCGTATAGGTAAACAACCAGTTGCTATTCCAAGTGGAGTAGAAGTAAAATTAGAAGGTAACTTGCTAAAATTCAAAAAAGGAAATTTAGCAAAAGAGCTTGATACAAAAGCAAATGTTAATGTTGAGATTAAAGAAGGACAAATTCTTTTCTCTCCTAAAGGTGAAGATAGACAAAGTAGAGCTTATTGGGGAACTTATAGAGCTTTAGCACAAAACATCATCATCGGTTTAACTGATGGTTTTAGCAAAACTTTAGAAATCAACGGTGTTGGTTATAAAGCTGCGTTAAAAGGTAAAGTTCTTGAACTTGCTTTAGGTTTTTCTCATCCTATCAACTATGCTATTCCAGAAGGTATAGAAATTACCGTTGATAAAAACAATGTGATTATCAAAGGTAGTGATAAACAAGTGGTAGGTCAAGTTGCTGCTCAAATTCGTGAATTTAGACCACCTGAGCCTTACAAAGGAAAAGGTGTTAAATATTCAGATGAGCGTATTATCCGCAAAGCTGGTAAGACATCTAAGAAGTAA
- the rplR gene encoding 50S ribosomal protein L18 produces MRANVLKRKISLRIKRKKRIRAKISGTQALPRVSVFKSNRTLYIQAIDDVKAVTLAAVDGRKLGVKANKEGAKKIAAEFAKVLKAKNIEEAVFDRNGYLYHGVIAALAEALRENGIKL; encoded by the coding sequence ATGAGAGCAAATGTATTAAAAAGAAAAATATCTTTAAGAATTAAAAGAAAAAAAAGAATTAGAGCAAAAATTTCAGGAACACAAGCTCTTCCAAGAGTTTCTGTTTTTAAATCAAACAGAACTTTATATATCCAAGCTATCGATGATGTTAAAGCAGTAACTTTAGCAGCAGTTGATGGAAGAAAACTTGGCGTTAAAGCAAATAAAGAAGGCGCTAAAAAAATAGCAGCTGAATTTGCAAAAGTTTTAAAAGCTAAAAACATAGAAGAAGCAGTGTTTGATAGAAATGGTTATTTATACCATGGTGTGATTGCAGCATTAGCTGAAGCACTAAGAGAAAACGGAATCAAACTATAA
- the rpsE gene encoding 30S ribosomal protein S5, which produces MEKYNREEFEEVIVDIGRVTKVVKGGRRFRFTALVIVGNRKGLVGVGYGKAKEVPDAIRKAVDDAFKNIVEVKTKGSTIPHDVEVKYNASRILLKPASEGTGVIAGGSTRPIVELAGIKDILTKSLGSNNSANVVRATIKALTMLKG; this is translated from the coding sequence ATGGAAAAATATAATAGAGAAGAATTTGAAGAAGTAATCGTCGATATCGGCAGGGTTACTAAGGTTGTTAAAGGTGGTAGAAGATTTAGATTTACTGCTTTAGTTATCGTTGGAAATAGAAAAGGTTTAGTTGGTGTAGGCTATGGAAAAGCTAAAGAAGTTCCAGATGCTATTAGAAAAGCAGTTGATGATGCTTTTAAAAACATTGTTGAAGTAAAAACAAAAGGCTCAACTATCCCTCATGATGTAGAAGTAAAATACAACGCAAGTAGAATTTTACTTAAACCAGCAAGCGAAGGTACAGGAGTTATTGCAGGTGGTTCAACACGTCCTATCGTGGAACTTGCAGGTATTAAAGACATTCTAACAAAGTCTTTAGGTTCAAACAATTCAGCAAATGTTGTGCGTGCTACTATCAAAGCACTTACAATGCTTAAAGGATAA